A stretch of Anoplopoma fimbria isolate UVic2021 breed Golden Eagle Sablefish chromosome 4, Afim_UVic_2022, whole genome shotgun sequence DNA encodes these proteins:
- the ccdc85b gene encoding coiled-coil domain-containing protein 85B: MGSEGEIINRELSKMSDEDLLACSKEELVSRLRKEESEKISALIQRGRLIKEVNKQLQGHLLEIRELKVINQRLQEENVELRDLCCFLDDDRLKVKKLSREWQLFGHHAAKVMREDLGGYLKKLADLERMQDGLVKENLDLKELCLVLEEECVSRSDSSPGGSTELNLPCMVARDLGDGSSSTGSVGSPDQLHLVCSPDD, encoded by the coding sequence atggGTAGCGAAGGTGAGATAATAAATCGAGAACTGTCAAAGATGTCCGACGAGGATTTGCTGGCGTGCTCCAAAGAGGAGCTGGTGAGCCGGCTGCGCAAAGAGGAGTCGGAGAAAATATCAGCTCTGATCCAGCGAGGACGGCTGATAAAAGAGGTAAATAAACAGCTGCAGGGACACCTCCTTGAAATCAGGGAACTGAAAGTCATCAATCAGcgcctgcaggaggagaacgTGGAGCTGCGGGACCTGTGCTGCTTCCTGGACGACGACCGGCTCAAAGTGAAGAAGCTGTCCAGGGAATGGCAGCTGTTCGGGCATCACGCCGCCAAAGTGATGAGGGAGGACCTGGGCGGCTACTTGAAAAAGCTCGCCGACCTGGAGCGCATGCAGGACGGGCTGGTGAAGGAGAATTTGGACCTGAAGGAGCTGTGTCTGGTCctggaggaggagtgtgtgagCAGGAGTGACTCCAGCCCCGGAGGGTCCACCGAGCTCAACCTGCCCTGCATGGTGGCCCGGGACCTGGGGGACGGGAGCTCGAGCACAGGCAGCGTGGGAAGCCCGGACCAGCTCCACCTGGTGTGCTCACCTGATGACTGA